The following coding sequences lie in one Xylocopa sonorina isolate GNS202 chromosome 7, iyXylSono1_principal, whole genome shotgun sequence genomic window:
- the LOC143425169 gene encoding RNA polymerase II-associated protein 1, producing the protein MDGNPLLKRPKPTDSEEELFRMQEEFLKNGQQPSAKVIKLQGDAKSLFNTSATTNRNDVASTKVRSKFSESKKLKMQDRVCTSQSSGDILNPAVKETVKSKLNVGLRDSVQNIPTAPSRIILGNIVEKKYDAYDYQFDKKESVCSNTGFPEVFVPTYMKNDKNQSLFSQQIVPKVSVANKTVDSIHSEPSCNVEGSVIVEGSWADEIHKENLEKLNQMSREDILEEKAKLEMALKPELIQFLKTRRSKMLNINTDQEKPNKMNIEGQEQNVRSIEQKLVADVCDEHSEDAKESNVTSIEVDEAEQNIPKPPIELMEQAKEKGWIHMDSLEPEKLKWMEDIPMDEKVEPAPADEPYNARFDFNGVLLAYKDQSVPIEKGLHHHGEEAERPGYSLQELLQLSRSSTQQQRCTALTTLANIMEKSRKGWYDKALQPAPLTALSQRNLLLLLRFSLDDTSIAVVTASLQALRAFLYSEADEICLDRLYGFQNYKEPVLVTPKTDVEDTTNLKDHELAQLDAIAALLRSDILLRIRYVLSEMRPAPIGVTCALEILIRLVRHSPITVLKITNTPNLLETIIKYFMPLSTDSLAMVEGINNVYGVPVVAAVRFCRILLCYGGKCVAQKLNNLKIVPRLISYVTCDAGKASFNLSIESLRLWRTMLLHEEAMDSVTGAQLILVSQLQLLLSNHDIRSASELSCEYAAALIAVASHSIPLRANISVLLLKWSTQLLSLSNVTWGNTKLIAETLLAVDDNIAIRSLNISRSEVFSKLGFTSNLLSDCSLANEREPSSLPNLGVLTQNGQLQPIVSQQSCMPFLVTVLTVFINHSFIEEIQAIFNLPQLYKYLKKLETASWNLERSWYTRSELFFLVAIVNAASLLKDKLEDRMIHIIWKIAVRLVSSLPADCPFDVKSMLEIALSEKKLNLELVTNELGKLNLNANVGDIKLNLSCDVASLYKCYIALNGEWDQAAMPKDWLYLPIVHIYTKCRNNNKCNDDDKVVILTVLSLELVLPDLVEKLSVSLRFSRLVLMYLCDTLYLSNDVSILLTKVVTTLLKDNYKELNFTVDLPGLNSFTDLFTAMCEHFCSTSYGDYGFSMTLLVPIAQRHDVHYRKLLWSEHAGLLRYIRLPLEQLVIPLKEYFYPLEEDTSLIESYITALVRENVKESWSPIPYAIALHHSAMYLKQSNKLAVRMRTQLEKIPNKALATCLLNYQAPML; encoded by the exons ATGGATGGAAATCCTCTTTTAAAAAGGCCCAAGCCAACAGACAGCGAGGAAGAATTATTTCGCATGCAAGAAGAATTTCTAAAAAATGGACAGCAACCATCTGCGAAAGTAATTAAATTGCAGGGAGATGCAAAATCTTTGTTTAATACTTCTGCTACAACAAATCGCAATGATGTAGCTTCGACTAAAGTCAGATCAAAATTTTCCGAGTCGAAAAAACTGAAGATGCAAGACAGAGTATGTACTTCTCAAAGTAGTGGCGATATTCTAAACCCTGCAGTTAAAGAAACAGTTAAATCAAAGTTAAATGTTGGACTGAGAGATTCAGTTCAGAATATACCAACAGCGCCTTCGAGAATAatattaggaaatattgttgaaaAGAAATATGATGCGTACGACTATCAATTTGATAAAAAAGAATCCGTTTGTTCTAATACAGGTTTTCCAGAGGTTTTTGTTCCTACGTACATG AAGAATGATAAGAATCAAAGCTTATTCTCACAACAAATTGTGCCTAAAGTCTCTGTTGCTAATAAAACGGTAGATTCTATTCATTCTGAGCCTTCGTGCAATGTTGAAGGTAGCGTTATTGTAGAAGGATCATGGGCGGATGAAATACACAAAGAgaatttagaaaaattaaatcAAATGAGTCGAGAGGATATATTGGAGGAGAAAGCTAAACTTGAAATGGCACTAAAACCAGAATTAATACAATTTTTAAAAACTAGAAGAAGTAAAATGCTAAACATAAACACTGATCAAGAGAAACCTAACAAAATGAACATTGAAGGTCAGGAGCAAAATGTAAGATCTATTGAACAAAAGTTAGTTGCAGATGTGTGCGATGAACATAGCGAAGATGCAAAAGAAAGTAATGTTACATCGATAGAAGTAGATGAGGCAGAACAAAATATACCAAAACCTCCTATAGAGTTAATGGAACAAGCTAAAGAAAAAGGTTGGATTCACATGGATTCTCTTGAACCTGAAAAATTAAAATGGATGGAAGATATTCCTATGGATGAGAAGGTTGAACCCGCTCCCGCAGATGAACCGTATAATGCTCGTTTTGATTTCAATG GTGTACTACTAGCATATAAAGACCAAAGTGTGCCAATTGAAAAAGGTCTTCATCATCATGGAGAAGAAGCTGAACGTCCTGGATATTCTCTACAGGAACTGCTACAATTGAGCCGGTCGTCAACACAACAGCAACGTTGTACAGCCCTTACAACGTTGGCAAATATTATGGAGAAAAGTCGAAAGGGCTGGTACGATAAAGCATTGCAACCTGCGCCTTTAACTGCATTAAGTCAAAGAAATCTTTTATTGTTGCTGAGATTTTCCTTGGATGATACGTCGATCGCGGTGGTTACCGCTTCGTTGCAAGCACTCAGagctttcttatatagcgaGGCGGACGAAATCTGCTTGGACAGATTGTACGGTTTCCAAAATTATAAAGAGCCAGTTTTAGTAACTCCGAAAACTGATGTTGAGGACACGACCAATCTAAAGGATCATGAATTAGCGCAATTAGATGCAATTGCTGCTTTATTAAGGAGTGATATACTGCTAAGAATTAG GTATGTCTTAAGTGAAATGCGACCAGCACCCATTGGTGTAACATGCGCATTGGAAATATTGATCAGATTAGTAAGACATTCACCTATTACTGTCTTAAAAATTACGAATACTCCAAATTTATTGGAGacaataattaaatattttatgcCATTGTCTACAGATTCATTAG caATGGTAGAAGGTATTAATAATGTTTACGGAGTTCCAGTGGTTGCTGCCGTTAGATTTTGTCGTATTTTACTTTGTTATGGAGGAAAGTGCGTTgcccaaaaattaaataatcttAAAATTGTTCCACGTCTTATATCGTATGTCACTTGCGATGCAGG gAAAGCAAGCTTCAATCTTAGCATTGAAAGTTTACGATTATGGAGAACAATGTTGTTACACGAAGAAGCAATGGATAGTGTAACTGGGGCACAATTAATACTTGTATCGCAATTACAGCTTTTATTAAGCAATCATGATATTCGAAGCGCATCCGAATTATCTTGCGAATATGCAGCAGCTTTAATTGCTGTTGCAAGTCATTCGATACCTTTAAGAGCAAATATATCAGTCCTACTGCTGAAATGGAGTACACAACTATTGTCCTTGAGTAATGTGACG TGGGGTAACACGAAACTTATTGCGGAAACGTTACTAGCGGTTGATGACAATATTGCGATTCGATCGTTGAATATATCTCGAAGCGAAGTGTTTTCTAAACTTGG CTTTACCTCAAATTTGTTAAGTGATTGTTCTTTAGCTAATGAACGCGAGCCTTCTTCCTTACCCAATCTGGGCGTGTTAACTCAGAACGGTCAACTACAACCCATAGTATCACAGCAATCTTGTATGCCTTTCCTTGTCACCGTTTTAACTGTGTTTATTAACCATTCTTTCATTGAAGAAATTCAGGCAATATTCAACCTTCCACAACTTTATAAATATTTGAAGAAATTAGAAACAGCAAGCTGGAATTTAGAGAGATCATGGTATACAAGGTCGGAATTGTTTTTCTTAGTTGCTATAGTGAACGCAGCTTCTCTTCTAAAAGATAAATTAGAGGATAGGATGATTCATATTATTTGGAAGATTGCAGTTAGGCTTGTATCATCTTTACCTGCCGATTGTCCGTTTGATGTAAAAAGTATGCTTGAAATTGCTTTATCAGAGaagaaattgaatttagaattaGTAACGAATGAGTTGGGAAAATTAAATTTGAATGCAAATGTCGGGGACATTAAATTAAATCTAAGTTGCGACGTAGCTAGCTTATACAAATGTTACATAGCATTAAATGGTGAATGGGATCAAGCAGCAATGCCCAAAGACTGGCTTTATTTACCTATAGTTCATATTTATACAAAATGCAGAAATAATAATAAGTGTAACGACGATGATAAAGTAGTTATTTTAACCGTATTGAGTTTAGAGTTAGTGTTACCTGATTTAGTTGAAAAATTGTCTGTAAGCTTGAGATTTAGTAGATTAGTGCTTATGTATTTGTGTGATACGTTATATTTAAGTAATGATGTTTCTATTCTACTTACTAAAGTTGTTACAActttattgaaggataattacaaGGAACTTAATTTCACAGTAGATTTACCAGGGCTTAATTCCTTTACTGATTTATTCACTGCTATGTGCGAACACTTTTGCTCAACATCATATGGTGATTATGGGTTTTCAATGACTTTATTAGTACCAATTGCTCAGAGGCATGATGTTCATTACAGAAAATTATTGTGGTCAGAACATGCTGGTTTACTTCGGTATATCAGATTGCCTTTGGAACAATTAGTTATTCCATTAAAAGAATACTTTTATCCTCTTGAAGAAGATACATCTTTAATTGAAAGTTACATAACAGCACTTGTTAGAGAAAATGTCAAAGAAAGTTGGAGTCCTATTCCTTATGCGATTGCGTTACATCATTCCGCTATGTACTTAAAACAATCAAATAAATTAGCAGTGCGGATGAGAACTCAATTAGAAAAAATCCCTAACAAAGCTTTAGCCACTTGTCTGTTGAATTATCAAGCGCCTATGTTATAA
- the Rpn9 gene encoding regulatory particle non-ATPase 9, whose amino-acid sequence MAVSVAPKDVNTYLSQNQNVADEELAAEWAQLEELYNKRLWHQLTLKLETFVKHPTLQKGDKLVQLYVNFLSTFENKINPLSLVEILAYVIQQFQDKEEAIKFLEKTECKVKSSNEAIALCKVLTGQILLEKLNRQEQAKKIIEEVETMLDNADGVTTVHGRFYLLASRLYRLQGKHAEYYRTALRYLGCIDLNSLSRQEQEQHAFFLGLAALLGEGVYNLGELLAHPVLQSLKGTPNSWLVDLLQAFNAGDIVALERLKPQWSKVADLAAQELKLRQKISLLCLMEMTFKRQANNRQLTFAEISQETRLPLGEVELLVMKALAQGLVRGAIDQVAGTVNMTWVQPRVLDRTQIAGMVQRLDGWCKDVSSMERLLETRSSEILTL is encoded by the exons ATGGCGGTATCCGTGGCACCGAAGGATGTTAATACATATTTAAGTCAAAATCAAAatgttgcagacgaggaattggCTGCAGAATGGGCGCAACTCGAAGAATTGTACAATAAAAG GCTTTGGCATCAGTTGACACTTAAATTAGAAACATTCGTGAAACATCCAACCCTACAGAAAGGAGATAAATTGGTTCAATTATACGTAAACTTTTTGTCTACCTTTGAGAATAA GATAAATCCTTTATCTTTAGTAGAAATATTAGCATATGTAATACAACAGTTCCAAGATAAAGAAGAAGCAATTAAATTCTTGGAAAAAACAGAGTGTAAAGTTAAAAGCAGCAATGAAGCGATTGCCCTGTGCAAAGTTCTCACTGGGCAAATATTGCTTGAAAAGTTAAATAGACAGGAGcaagcaaagaaaattatagagGAAGTGGAAACTATGCTGGATAATGCCGATGGTGTTACAACAGTCCATGGTAGATTTTATCTGCTAGCCAGTCGTCTTTATCGCCTTCAAGGAAAGCATGCCGAGTATTATCGTACTGCATTAAG ATACTTAGGATGTATCGATTTGAATAGTCTAAGCAGACAAGAACAAGAACAGCATGCATTTTTCCTTGGATTAGCTGCACTTTTAGGCGAAGGGGTTTATAATCTTGGAGAATTGTTAGCACATCCAGTCTTGCAATCTCTGAAAGGAACACCAAACTCTTGGTTAGTTGATTTATTACAAGCTTTCAATGCTGGTGATATAGTTGCACTTGAGAGATTAAAACCACAATGGAGTAAGGTCGCCGATTTAGCTGCACAAGAATTAAAGTTAAGACAAAAAATTTCTCTCCTTTGCCTCATGGAAATGACTTTCAAACGACAGGCTAATAACAG GCAATTAACATTTGCCGAAATTTCTCAAGAGACTCGCTTACCACTTGGTGAAGTAGAGTTGTTAGTAATGAAAGCTCTAGCACAAGGTTTAGTTCGCGGTGCTATTGATCAAGTAGCAGGGACCGTGAATATGACTTGGGTACAGCCTCGCGTATTAGATCGTACACAAATAGCTGGAATGGTTCAGCGACTCGACGGATGGTGTAAAGATGTTAGTTCAATGGAACGTTTATTAGAAACTCGATCTTCCGAGATTCTCACCCTTTAA
- the LOC143425599 gene encoding SID1 transmembrane family member 1, producing MVFKMLSMQSILMVTTLLLSFNTYEVTPLQSLSFSPIVVEAEYKKEYQLIINNTVEYVFLYATNNMSLFETARIEVESNATRDLPLIVIVRQKREILSWQIPLVVNSIYFSDLLYNKTSRTLCSSKYYRGQQNDEEFLTVSLSTADHKNISFKLNMTQEHHFYLNTGEHRVVEISPSQPIYYGYNFHGNTENSSVIVHVESDNDICMTFSIQNTSCPVFDLERNIEFSGHWQTVSRQGGITVPKEAYPLGFFMVLVVKGDDTDCYGAPNMISLRNKKVTLTINASITKQDYIIASTIAMSVILGFCIIYVISVVIFKIKEGRKIKQQLLDQESERADEPIPSPSTIEETVPRQSVSIEEDSSLDEDDIDMLEDAFSDKEVIRTKRVLSVCDLARKDPKILRHKSRLYLYYLITVAIFYTLPVLQLVTTYQHVLHVTGNQDMCYYNFLCAHPFGVISDFNHVFSNFGYIMLGLLFIFITYTREHNELGREINKCYGIPQHYGLFYAMGTALIMEGVLSGSYHVCPNRSNFQFDTSFMYMITVLCMIKIYQSRHPDINVRAPVAFGILAFIIFIGLMGVLDGSTYFWIIFTIAHLLICLLLTCQIYYMGRWKWRGFLSRMIQTCKNDARSGITSFCRPLYVGRFVMLVVANLCNIALAVLGNIRHEKNFATFLLAILMSNLMLYTIFYIVMKFCHKERILLQPLIYIILSIVVWSAALYFFINKTISWALTPAQSRLYNKPCELLNFFDSHDIWHFLSALAMFFSFMALLTLDDDLIDVHRSQIPVF from the exons ATGGTATTTAAAATGTTAAGTATGCAAAGCATTTTAATGGTGACTACTCTGTTATTATCGTTCAATACTTATGAAGTTACTCCTTTGCAATCATTATCATTCTCACCGATTGTTGTTGAAGCAGAGTATAAAAAAGAGTATCAACTTATCATAAATAATACTGTCGAATATGTATTCTTATATGCGACAAACAAT atGAGTTTATTTGAAACAGCAAGGATAGAAGTTGAAAGCAATGCCACTCGTGATCTACCTCTTATTGTGATTGTACGTCAAAAAAGAGAGATCCTATCATGGCAAATTCCACTTGTAGTGAATAGTATATATTTTAGCGATTTACTATATAACAAGACCAGTAGGACTCTATGTTCAAGCAAATATTATCGGGGGCAGCAAAATGATGAAGAATTCCTTACTGTTAGTTTATCTACTGCTGATCATAAAAATATTTCGTTCAAACTTAATATGACTCAAGAACACCACTTTTACTTAAA CACAGGGGAACATAGAGTTGTAGAAATTTCGCCATCTCAACCTATCTATTATGGTTATAATTTCCATGGAAACACAGAAAATTCTTCTGTGATTGTCCATGTTGAGTCTGATAATGATATATGTATGACATTTTCAATACAGAATACATCA TGTCCTGTATTTGATCTAGAAAGAAATATTGAGTTTTCTGGACACTGGCAAACTGTAAGTCGACAGGGTGGCATAACAGTGCCA AAAGAAGCATACCCATTGGGCTTTTTCATGGTGCTTGTAGTAAAAGGTGATGACACTGATTGCTATGGAGCTCCCAATATGATTTCTTTACGGAATAAAAAAGTGACCCTAACGATAAATGCTAGTATTACTAAACAAGATTATATAATTGCTTCAACAATAGCAATGTCTGTCATTCTTGGTTTTTGTATAATATATGTTATAAGCGTAGTAATATTCAAAATTAAAGAAGGTAGAAAAATTAAACAACAGCTTTTAGATCAAGAATCTGAGCGTGCAGATGAACCTATACCTAGTCCATCAACAATAGAAGAG ACTGTTCCACGTCAATCAGTATCAATAGAAGAGGATTCTTCACTGGATGAAGATGATATCGATATGTTAGAAGATGCTTTTTCCGACAAGGAAGTAATACGAACAAAACGTGTACTCTCAGTTTGTGATTTAGCTCGTAAAGATCCGAAAATCCTCAGGCATAAATCTcgattatatttatattatttaataacaGTTGCCATTTTTTATACGTTACCTGTATTGCAACTGGTAACTACGTACCAGCATGTACTTCACGTTACTGGAAATCAAGATATGTGTTACTATAATTTTTTGTGTGCCCATCCATTTGGAGTGATATCAGACTTTAATCATGTCTTCTCGAATTTTGGTTACATTATGCTAGGTTTGCTATTCATATTCATAACGTACACTCGAGAGCATAATGAATTAGGAAGAGAAATAAACAAATGTTATGGTATACCACAGCATTACGGATTATTTTATGCAATGGGTACTGCGCTTATTATGGAAGGAGTACTTTCTGGAAGTTATCATGTGTGTCCAAACCGAAGTAATTTTCAATTTG aTACTAGTTTTATGTACATGAtaacagtgttatgtatgatcaAGATTTATCAAAGCCGTCATCCCGATATAAATGTCCGAGCACCAGTTGCGTTTGGTATCTTGGCATTCATCATTTTCATAGGATTAATGGGAGTTTTAGATGGTTCAACATATTTCTGGATTATATTTACAATCGCGCATTTGCTAATTTGTCTGCTTCTGACATGTCAAATTTACTACATGGGGCGATGGAAATGGAGAGGGTTTTTATCACGGATGATACAG ACCTGTAAGAACGATGCTCGTTCTGGAATTACATCGTTTTGTCGACCTTTGTACGTAGGACGATTTGTCATGCTTGTTGTTGCAAATTTATGTAATATTGCTCTCGCTGTACTTGGAAATATACGTCACGAGAAAAATTTCGCTACTTTTTTGTTAGCTATATTAATGTCTAATTTAATGTTATATACTATTTTTTATATCGTTATGAAG TTTTGCCATAAAGAACGGATTCTACTTCAAccattaatttatattattttatcaaTTGTGGTTTGGAGTGCagctttatatttttttataaacaaAACTATTTCATGGGCGCTTACTCCAGCACAATCACGTCTTTATAATAAACCCTGCGAGCTTCTAAACTTTTTTGATAGCCATGATATTTGGCATTTTTTGTCTGCTTTAGCAATGTTTTTTTCATTTATGGCATTGCTTACGTTAGACGATGATCTAATTGATGTACATCGAAGTCAAATACCAGTCTTTTAA